One Coccinella septempunctata chromosome 8, icCocSept1.1, whole genome shotgun sequence genomic window carries:
- the LOC123319245 gene encoding uncharacterized protein LOC123319245, whose translation MSDKLGALREYDIHSDWTIYNRRLESYFKANGIEDDEKKRAILLNSLNEEAYKLMYNLCMPVVPENKQYNELTSIFDEHFKSSLSPFAARYKFYNSAMDAHETVANWAARVRSLAGQCEFGSTVYDWVLRDRFIIGFEKGPIQDRLFEEKITCSFSDVITIASSKMAAQKNSCMEEVKIEPGLHHISQHPRTPSTAQNRSVMSDSGASGSGVQNRRKKCTVCGRRNHFTSDYISPKFIKARPLPYGIKEKVEKEIDRLIELGVLKQVDYSRWASPIVPVLKKDGSVRICGDFKITINPHLEVDQFPLPLVDDILAELGGSVIFSKIDLSHAYNQVELEEESQDSGVC comes from the exons ATGTCTGATAAGCTTGGTGCATTACGTGAATATGATATTCATAGTGATTGGACAATTTATAATCGCCGTTTGGAGAGTTATTTCAAAGCGAATggtattgaagatgatgaaaagaAACGGGCGATTCTTCTGAATTCGCTGAATGAAGAGGCCTACAAACTGATGTATAATTTATGCATGCCAGTCGTTCCAGAAAATAAGCAATATAATGAGTTAACGTCTATATTTGATGAGCATTTTAAGAGCTCTTTGTCACCGTTTGCAGCTCGCTATAAATTTTATAATTCAGCAATGGATGCCCACGAGACAGTAGCTAACTGGGCTGCTAGAGTAAGAAGTTTGGCCGGACAATGTGAATTTGGCAGCACTGTTTATGACTGGGTTCTACGAGATCGTTTTATAATTGGTTTCGAAAAAGGACCCATTCAAGATAGATTATTCGAAGAGAAAATTACATGCAGTTTCAGTGACGTCATCACCATTGCATCCAGCAAAATGGCGGCCCAGAAAAATTCATGTATGGAGGAAGTTAAAATTGAACCAGGCTTACACCATATTTCTCAGCATCCAAGAACGCCATCAACAGCGCAGAATCGCAGTGTGATGAGTGATAGTGGTGCGTCAGGAAGTGGCGTCCAGAATCGGCGGAAAAAGTGTACAGTTTGCGGTCGACGCAACCATTTCACCAGTGATT ATATATCACCAAAATTCATTAAAGCCAGACCCTTGCCTTACGGTATCAAAGAAAAGGTGGAGAAGGAGATTGATAGACTCATCGAGTTGGGGGTATTGAAACAGGTTGATTATTCGAGATGGGCCTCCCCTATAGTACCTGTACTCAAAAAAGATGGTTCAGTACGAATTTGTGGTGATTTTAAAATAACGATCAATCCCCACCTCGAGGTTGATCAGTTTCCTCTTCCACTTGTTGACGATATTCTGGCCGAACTAGGAGGATCAgtaattttttctaaaatagatTTATCACATGCATACAATCAGGTTGAATTAGAGGAGGAATCGCAAGA CTCCGGCGTGTGCtaa
- the LOC123319246 gene encoding uncharacterized protein LOC123319246, translating into MNSSNISPVTNNQNTSSYVAAAKATPKPNFPKKEQAILFHCEESLKLFDYVKAIGKIIGPKNICFASRISNNRICIYLSKIEYVDQLMENNRIIKVEEYDLAIRRLVTPAKRVIISNVCPSIPHNLIEEALKSMELQLVSPITFLRAGIPDDEYNHILSFRRQVYVIPPSESFTLQTSKLINFEENEHRIFFSTDKMECFICKQTGHIAANCPNTNSTRDTEMPLTPTPISSTEVFASTSLLTPQQENLPEPPEATETTVPEESATVLSLKRVLSSSTEQDDPPSPLTHSPSESPQMPPPVAPAKKPAAKHTKKKAKKEDSKMSDHSRQTIEQLYKNDPSSFNIPIQNLLAFLENSHGSNNPLKEAQEITNDIKLLLIDLHIIYQSLSDRSLKNRITRMTKKIRKELNIPELDNNYSESSQEPTEEDCYSDNSQIASGGTSIFVTDNIYSSNILLKTSLEAVAISVWSPYKVAICSLYIPPDYDLALTELIDLIDQLPSPFIIVGDFNAHNKMWGSEKTFGKGKIIESLLNNSSICLLNTGSNTHFNPSTGSFSAIDLSLCDPNLTYRLSWCPFDNLFGSDHYPILITDKNDSQSRKIIKWNITKADWNNYKAHTDEHLAELQLSEDIDEALYRVNHCIVSAAEMYVGTSSSTNKRRSVPWWNDNCHKTVSDSKAALNKYRRTRNAEDLINFKKLRAIARRTLKKSKKDSWRNYVSSITSDTPASEVWRKIKRMNGTKIHNTIPAIILQNTVLNDDQEIANTLADHFQERFKNSNATEYDRMDPSPTTLNHGEVDDHTFLNQPITFHELTNALKKCKNSAAGPDNIPFIFLKKLSEKGLEKLLELFNNIWTNQKFPKLWQKSIILPIHKPDQPPDRANSYRPIALTCTMCKLIEKIITLRLQWFLQKYNIISPNQSGFRPHRCTLDNLASLHDYISEAFNMRQDVIAAIFDIESAFDRLFKHVILNCLSKHHFSGNIYKFVDNFLTNRKFVVNVNGKTSVEMPQVHGLPEGSVLSPILFILAINDISKSIICPVQFGLYADDLIIYCRGKSTKTTSLQIQATIDQLQQWSNNIGLKFSTTKSKIIKFSRRTTSTISPHILLNGVPLPVVETHKILGVIFDSKLTWKEHIVNLKTNCMRKLNILKTLSHTQWGSEEEVLLRLYRTLIRSKLDYGSIIYLSASKTNLKSLDAIHNTGLRLCLGAFRSSPAESIYIEANELPLQLGRQQLLLTYAARVSADAHNPLYPHLFSSVSTVQTPVHNHPLAYTLKSLIPDIDFSNTLPYPIPLTPPWQKSVPPVDPSLSKLPKHVTQSRLIQQKFMQKIEEGSYDIVYFTDASKSDAGLFCSVATENSVLQQYQLPNYASVLTGELYAILKAIENINTNHHNVAICTDSASSVELIKDRHTQHPIAQNIHDHYQQLINTHHRLTIIWTPSHVGIAGNELADKAAKSASKHLTETPNITTQKDPQALLTSKIQERWQQEWDRNSSKLHDIHPSVKPLKFTISDRRTTVIMRRLRIGHTRYTHGYLMASSAPPLCEHCNTVLTVKHILMDCSFHSANRELHGLQGNLSADLTKPDFSVNIVNFLDSLSIAHCI; encoded by the exons ATGAACTCATCCAATATCTCACCTGTAACCAACAACCAAAACACCTCGTCCTATGTAGCTGCAGCAAAGGCAACCCCAAAACCTAATTTTCCGAAGAAAGAACAAGCAATACTGTTCCATTGTGAAGAGTCTTTGAAACTTTTCGATTATGTAAAAGCTATAGGCAAAATCATCGGCCCCAAAAATATCTGCTTCGCATCTAGAATTTCTAATAATAGAATTTGCATATACCTGAGCAAAATCGAATATGTAGACCAATTAATGGAAAATAATAGAATCATTAAAGTCGAAGAATACGACCTTGCTATCCGAAGACTCGTCACACCAGCCAAAAGAGTGATAATATCCAATGTTTGCCCGTCTATACCTCACAATCTCATAGAAGAAGCCTTAAAAAGCATGGAGCTCCAGTTGGTATCTCCTATAACATTCCTGAGAGCTGGTATTCCAGATGATGAATATAACCATATCCTCTCTTTTAGGCGCCAAGTCTATGTCATTCCGCCATCCGAATCTTTCACCTTACAGACTTCCAAACTAATTAACTTCGAGGAAAACGAACATCGAATTTTCTTCTCCACAGACAAAATGGAATGTTTTATATGCAAGCAAACGGGACACATAGCTGCAAATTGTCCAAATACAAATTCAACTAGAGACACCGAAATGCCTCTCACACCAACACCAATATCAAGTACAGAAGTGTTTGCCTCTACATCTCTCCTTACTCCTCAACAAGAGAACCTGCCCGAACCACCTGAAGCAACAGAGACTACCGTCCCAGAAGAATCAGCGACAGTACTCAGCCTAAAAAGAGTACTTTCTAGCTCAACTGAACAAGATGATCCTCCTTCCCCATTGACTCATAGCCCATCAGAAAGTCCTCAGATGCCTCCACCAGTTGCCCCTGCTAAGAAACCTGCCGCAAAACACACCAAGAAGAAAGCAAAAAAAGAGGACTCCAAAATGTCTGATCACTCAAGGCAAACTATCGAACAATTATACAAAAATGACCCTAGCTCTTTCAATATACCCATACAAAACCTTCTAGCTTTTCTTGAAAATTCCCATGGTAGCAACAACCCTTTGAAAGAAGCACAGGAAATAACAAATGATATCAAACTACTACTTATAGATCTCCACATCATATATCAGTCCTTGTCTGACCGATCACTTAAAAATAGAATTacaagaatgacaaaaaaaatcaggaaaGAACTGAACATTCCTGAGCTAGATAACAATTACTCAGAATCCTCCCAAGAACCAACAGAAGAGGATTGCTACTCAGACAACTCCCAGAT AGCCAGCGGGGGAACCTCCATTTTCGTCACCGACAACATCTACTCTAGTAATATACTACTCAAAACGAGCTTGGAAGCAGTAGCCATATCTGTTTGGAGTCCCTACAAAGTCGCCATATGCTCCCTTTACATCCCACCGGACTATGACCTAGCCTTGACAGAGCTTATAGACCTGATCGATCAACTTCCTTCTCCATTCATTATCGTAGGAGATTTTAATGCACACAATAAAATGTGGGGATCTGAAAAAACGTTTGGCAAAGGCAAGATAATTGAAAGCCTTCTCAACAATTCCTCCATATGCTTACTAAACACTGGCAGTAACACTCATTTCAACCCATCAACAGGAAGTTTCTCTGCTATTGATCTTAGCCTCTGTGACCCCAATCTAACATACAGGTTATCTTGGTGTCCTTTTGACAACCTATTCGGGAGTGATCATTACCCAATCTTGATAACTGACAAAAATGACTCTCAATCAAGGAAAATAATCAAATGGAACATCACAAAAGCTGACTGGAACAACTATAAGGCACACACTGACGAACATCTTGCAGAACTTCAACTATCGGAAGACATTGATGAAGCCCTTTACCGGGTTAATCATTGTATCGTTTCAGCAGCCGAAATGTACGTGGGCACAAGCAGCAGCACTAATAAACGCAGAAGTGTGCCCTGGTGGAACGATAACTGCCATAAAACAGTTAGCGACAGCAAAGCGGCCCTCAACAAATACCGTAGAACCAGAAACGCAGAAGATCTAATCAATTTCAAAAAACTGAGAGCTATAGCAAGGCGCACCCTCAAAAAGAGCAAAAAAGACTCATGGCGCAATTACGTATCCTCAATAACCAGCGACACTCCTGCCTCCGAGGTTTGGCGGAAAATAAAACGGATGAATGGCACTAAAATACATAACACGATACCAGCTATCATACTTCAAAACACAGTACTGAATGATGACCAAGAGATAGCAAACACACTGGCCGATCACTTCCAAGAAAGGTTCAAGAACAGCAACGCGACTGAATACGATCGTATGGACCCAAGTCCAACAACTCTAAACCATGGTGAAGTCGATGACCACACTTTCCTGAATCAACCCATCACCTTCCACGAACTGACAAACGCCCTTAAGAAGTGCAAAAACTCTGCTGCTGGTCCTGACAATATTCCCTTCATTTTTCTGAAGAAACTGTCTGAGAAAGGCCTTGAAAAATTGCTTGAGCTGTTTAACAATATATGGACTaatcaaaaattcccaaaactaTGGCAAAAATCGATCATTCTACCAATACATAAGCCCGATCAACCGCCCGACCGCGCTAACTCATACAGACCTATAGCCTTAACCTGCACCATGTGTaaacttatcgaaaaaatcattACCCTAAGACTTCAGTGGTTTctacaaaaatataatataatctcCCCCAACCAATCAGGTTTCCGCCCTCATCGCTGCACACTTGACAACCTGGCATCCCTGCACGATTACATTTCAGAAGCTTTCAACATGAGACAAGATGTAATAGCCGCAATTTTTGATATTGAAAGTGCCTTCGACCGTCTATTCAAACACGTCATTTTAAATTGCCTATCAAAACATCACTTCAGTGGGAACATCTACAAATTCGTGGACAACTTTCTAACAAATCGTAAATTTGTGGTGAATGTTAATGGAAAAACTTCTGTTGAGATGCCGCAAGTACATGGATTACCAGAGGGATCTGTCCTTAGCCCAATTCTTTTCATACTGGCCATAAACGACATCTCAAAATCAATTATCTGTCCTGTACAGTTTGGCCTATACGCGGATGACCTAATAATATATTGCCGAGGTAAAAGTACTAAAACCACATCTTTACAGATCCAAGCCACAATAGATCAACTACAACAATGGTCAAATAATATCGGACTAAAATTCTCCACAACCAAATCAAAAATTATCAAGTTCAGCAGAAGAACTACCAGCACAATATCCCCACATATACTTCTTAATGGTGTCCCACTTCCAGTTGTCGAAACCCACAAAATACTCGGTGTGATATTTGACAGCAAACTCACATGGAAAGAGCATATCGTGAATCTCAAAACTAACTGCATGAGGAAACTCAACATCTTAAAGACGCTATCCCACACACAATGGGGCTCAGAAGAAGAAGTACTACTAAGATTGTACAGAACCCTCATCAGATCGAAACTCGACTACGGCAGCATAATATACCTCTCAGCCTCCAAAACCAATCTTAAATCACTAGACGCCATTCACAACACCGGACTCCGACTTTGCTTAGGAGCTTTCAGGTCGAGCCCAGCTGAGAGCATTTATATTGAAGCAAACGAACTCCCCCTCCAACTGGGGAGGCAACAACTACTGCTTACATACGCAGCACGCGTATCTGCTGATGCTCACAACCCTCTATACCCCCATCTCTTCTCTTCTGTATCAACGGTTCAAACTCCTGTGCACAACCACCCACTGGCATATACTCTCAAAAGTCTAATACCCgatattgatttttcaaataccttacCATACCCAATCCCCCTGACTCCACCATGGCAAAAATCAGTTCCACCTGTTGACCCATCCCTATCTAAGCTGCCTAAGCATGTAACACAAAGTCGCCTAATCCAACAGAAATTTatgcaaaaaattgaagagGGGTCATACGACATTGTCTACTTCACTGACGCCTCGAAAAGTGATGCTGGACTGTTTTGCTCTGTGGCTACTGAGAATAGTGTTCTACAACAATACCAACTACCAAACTATGCAAGTGTTCTTACGGGGGAACTATATGCCATCCTCAAAGCAATAGAAAACATAAATACCAACCACCATAATGTTGCTATATGCACCGACTCAGCGTCTTCCGTAGAGCTCATCAAAGACCGACACACTCAGCATCCTATCGCCCAAAATATCCACGACCACTATCAACAGCTAATTAATACCCATCACCGCCTGACAATAATTTGGACACCTTCACATGTAGGCATAGCTGGAAACGAACTCGCCGACAAAGCCGCTAAGAGCGCCTCCAAGCACCTCACCGAAACACCCAACATCACCACACAAAAAGATCCACAAGCACTCCTAACGTCCAAAATTCAGGAAAGATGGCAACAAGAATGGGACCGCAATTCCTCTAAGCTACATGATATCCACCCAAGCGTGAAACCTCTCAAGTTCACCATATCAGACAGACGGACCACAGTCATAATGAGAAGACTCAGAATTGGACACACCAGATACACCCACGGTTACCTTATGGCTTCATCTGCGCCCCCGCTATGTGAACACTGCAACACAGTGCTCACTGTCAAGCACATCCTAATGGACTGCTCCTTCCACTCTGCGAACCGAGAATTACATGGCCTCCAGGGAAACTTAAGTGCAGACCTCACCAAGCCGGACTTCAGTGTTAACATAGTGAACTTTCTTGATAGTCTATCCATTGCTCATTGTATTTAA